One genomic segment of Occultella kanbiaonis includes these proteins:
- a CDS encoding LacI family DNA-binding transcriptional regulator produces MNDALYARVFATLKERIESGAIDVGERLPTQSQLADEFGVSTITIKHALDMLDRAGYIKRRPRLGSEVISRTAGLGAARSTSTLPTIGCVLTSFDDSFGTRVLWGILDASLGRANVVLGRTEGFHDREQGLLAQYRDLGVDGLILQPGSSEWIAPAILDLVSTQLPLVILDRNLDGLPVSTVCSDNVASGRAAAEHLFGLGHRNIGLVTSSGTVSTLDDRHRGFVYAHAEHALAFTSAHEYRKVSSVVPDHEVSVDDDLANLKEFLTTNSHLTGFVASEHAVGLLLVRALRELGLEVPQDVSVVSFDAPQHVFDDEVRRFTHIDQHEHALGQATLESVLAQLSERGRVAKQVLPTELVVGETTAPPRR; encoded by the coding sequence ATGAACGACGCGCTGTACGCCCGGGTCTTCGCCACGCTCAAGGAGCGGATCGAGTCGGGCGCGATCGACGTGGGGGAGCGGCTGCCCACCCAGAGCCAGCTGGCCGACGAGTTCGGTGTCTCGACGATCACGATCAAGCACGCCCTGGACATGCTGGACCGGGCCGGGTACATCAAGCGCCGGCCTCGCCTCGGCTCCGAGGTGATCTCGCGGACCGCGGGACTCGGGGCCGCCCGTTCGACGAGCACGCTGCCCACCATCGGTTGCGTCCTGACCAGCTTCGACGACAGTTTCGGGACCCGGGTGCTCTGGGGCATCCTCGATGCCAGCCTCGGCCGGGCCAACGTGGTGCTCGGCCGAACCGAGGGTTTCCACGACCGTGAGCAGGGACTGCTGGCCCAGTACCGCGACCTCGGTGTGGACGGGTTGATCCTGCAGCCGGGCTCCTCGGAGTGGATCGCGCCGGCGATCCTCGACCTGGTCTCGACGCAGCTGCCACTCGTCATCCTCGACCGCAACCTCGACGGCCTCCCGGTCTCGACCGTGTGCTCCGACAACGTGGCATCGGGCCGGGCCGCGGCGGAGCACCTGTTCGGGCTCGGACACCGCAACATCGGCCTGGTCACGTCGTCCGGGACCGTGTCCACCCTCGACGACCGGCACCGCGGATTCGTCTACGCGCACGCCGAGCACGCACTCGCCTTCACGTCGGCCCACGAGTATCGGAAGGTCTCCTCGGTGGTGCCCGACCACGAGGTGAGCGTCGACGACGACCTCGCCAACCTCAAGGAGTTCCTCACCACGAACTCCCACCTCACCGGATTCGTGGCCTCGGAGCACGCCGTCGGGCTGCTCCTGGTGCGGGCGCTGCGTGAGCTCGGGCTCGAGGTGCCCCAGGACGTCTCGGTCGTCTCGTTCGACGCACCCCAGCATGTCTTCGACGACGAGGTCCGGCGGTTCACCCACATCGACCAGCACGAGCACGCGCTCGGACAGGCGACCCTCGAGTCGGTCCTGGCCCAGCTGAGCGAGCGCGGCCGGGTGGCCAAGCAGGTGCTGCCCACCGAGCTCGTCGTCGGCGAGACCACCGCGCCACCACGACGCTGA
- a CDS encoding S8 family serine peptidase, which translates to MRVRPPLSSARRRGRRSALAGLAAAIVLTSGSFAAADPGDAGDGSGGSSGAGAGAATPADRHTVTLLTGDVVTLTDLADGSRTVDVEPADPTALVRTYVVDGHIHVVPEAALPYLASGALDDALFDVSQLVEFGFDDASVAATPVIVEYSDGPTPRTGPVTGLDLDVPLTSIGGAAGGADRSVAEQAWAELTSSPGRSATAGALAAGIESIHLDAPVEAYLDTSVGYIGAPQAWAAGFDGTGVRVAVLDSGVDAGHPDLTESVIETQSFVPGETVDDVNGHGTHVASTVAGSGAASDGLYSGVAPGADLLVGKVLSDNGEGLTSWIIEGMEWGAANADVVSMSLGSREASDGTDIMSEALNEITAETGTLFIVAAGNSGAPGTIGAPAAASGALAIGSVDDTTDGLSWFSSQGPLHGSGGLKPDVSAPGSGITAARSQFSAGEGSYTTMDGTSMATPHVSGAAAIALQADPTLTGVQLKDLLVSSARDLGFTPYQAGSGVTDVLAAVERDVFATGSADFGMLPWGEASGTVDRDVTFTNRSDTELTLDLALSVAVANPGDGDGGGIEPGIAPGGTTLAADDAVLLPQTQVTVPAGGTATVTLSGDHAALAPGEQLSGTLVGSVAGEALTRTSFGMITEAERYDLTLRATGIDGQPATMYAMFFNLDTQSAESVLVDGETTLRLPAGRYSAMAYADVETAPGTDAIALVGDPDIVLEGDTTVDLDVRAADPVTVDVGRDDLSAENRRMDYSVEGMMGSAMIPLLVDELLAQPLVAESATSFAFATRWRLRDPRITLTLDGADLGAREQPAAPYLDGELSTTAADLGTGSSADVAGVALDGGIAVVRTSAEVGPVERAANVAATGAALLVVVQGEESLEWYGDDYGNDAPLPVAAVSGPDGQALLAALAAGDVELGAVGRPVAGDVYDVLLYTDGEIPANPTKIADDLALVTTTYHGAQPTLVGEFRYDFAPGVDVGQGFLFATERPGVRREWVSTTDAEWYQGATDIGSTWEVRDVRRSYTAGEELEASYFSPIVRPYVGAGYWAPFRQADGVQVNLPSWADGGNAQRTGAMDVFAGLPGIGQLTQLYVDDVLVDESTFQGVTAWDLPAAESRFRVVNTTSHDAAVLPTSTATRTEWEFDSSATDTESVLPMIQAFYDVDTAIDGTVGADRTAGEPVPLGVELGHLAGATGSAALESVSAEFSTDDGATWQRLELAETPAVAGAVSPLATFVQEREYVRSFAAEVPVPDAGAAVSLRVVAADAAGNAFSQEITSAFVVVPAQDPGEPTEPPAPTEPPSSGGPSSPGDGGAGDPGAGDPTDAGPGTEGAGPGGFLPSTGASIGLLVLLAVAAVGAGLLLRRRFAAAHAGRG; encoded by the coding sequence GTGCGCGTTCGTCCTCCCCTCTCCTCCGCCCGTCGTCGTGGGCGGCGCTCGGCACTCGCCGGACTCGCCGCCGCCATCGTCCTGACGTCCGGATCGTTCGCCGCCGCGGACCCCGGCGACGCCGGTGACGGCAGCGGCGGCAGCTCCGGCGCTGGAGCCGGCGCAGCCACCCCTGCGGACCGTCACACCGTCACGCTCCTCACCGGTGACGTCGTCACCCTGACCGACCTCGCCGACGGCAGCCGGACCGTCGACGTCGAGCCTGCCGACCCGACCGCGCTCGTCCGGACCTACGTCGTCGACGGCCACATCCACGTCGTGCCCGAGGCCGCGCTGCCGTACCTCGCCTCCGGCGCTCTCGACGACGCACTGTTCGACGTCTCCCAGCTCGTCGAGTTCGGGTTCGACGACGCGTCCGTCGCGGCGACCCCGGTGATCGTCGAGTACTCCGACGGGCCGACGCCGCGCACCGGCCCGGTCACCGGCCTCGACCTCGACGTCCCGCTGACCAGCATCGGCGGAGCAGCAGGTGGCGCGGACCGCTCGGTCGCCGAGCAGGCCTGGGCCGAGCTCACCTCCTCCCCCGGTCGGTCGGCCACCGCCGGCGCACTCGCGGCCGGCATCGAGTCGATCCACCTGGACGCCCCCGTCGAGGCCTACCTCGACACCAGCGTCGGCTACATCGGTGCACCGCAGGCCTGGGCGGCCGGGTTCGACGGCACCGGCGTGCGCGTCGCCGTCCTGGACAGCGGGGTCGACGCGGGTCACCCCGACCTGACCGAGTCCGTCATCGAGACCCAGAGCTTCGTGCCCGGTGAGACCGTCGACGACGTGAACGGTCACGGCACCCACGTGGCCTCGACGGTCGCCGGCTCGGGTGCGGCGTCCGACGGCCTCTACAGCGGCGTCGCCCCGGGCGCGGACCTGCTCGTCGGCAAGGTGCTCAGCGACAACGGCGAGGGCCTCACCTCCTGGATCATCGAGGGCATGGAGTGGGGCGCGGCGAACGCCGACGTCGTCTCCATGAGCCTCGGCAGCCGTGAGGCGTCGGACGGCACCGACATCATGTCGGAGGCGCTGAACGAGATCACCGCCGAGACCGGCACGCTGTTCATCGTCGCCGCAGGCAACAGCGGCGCACCCGGCACCATCGGGGCGCCCGCCGCCGCGTCGGGCGCGCTGGCGATCGGCTCGGTCGACGACACCACGGACGGGCTCTCCTGGTTCTCCAGCCAGGGACCGCTCCACGGCTCCGGCGGGCTGAAGCCGGATGTCAGCGCGCCCGGCTCGGGTATCACGGCCGCTCGCTCGCAGTTCTCTGCCGGAGAGGGCTCGTACACGACCATGGACGGGACGTCGATGGCGACGCCGCACGTCTCCGGTGCCGCGGCGATCGCATTGCAGGCGGACCCCACGCTCACCGGTGTGCAGCTCAAGGACCTCCTCGTCAGCTCCGCCCGCGATCTCGGCTTCACGCCGTACCAGGCCGGCAGCGGCGTGACTGACGTGCTGGCCGCCGTCGAGCGCGATGTGTTCGCAACGGGCAGCGCCGACTTCGGGATGCTCCCATGGGGCGAGGCGTCCGGAACCGTCGACCGCGACGTGACCTTCACGAACCGGTCCGACACCGAGCTGACGCTCGACCTCGCGCTGTCCGTCGCCGTCGCGAACCCCGGCGACGGTGACGGCGGCGGCATCGAGCCGGGCATTGCACCCGGTGGCACCACCCTCGCCGCCGACGACGCCGTGCTCCTGCCACAGACGCAGGTGACGGTGCCCGCCGGTGGCACCGCGACCGTCACGCTCTCCGGCGACCACGCGGCGCTCGCTCCCGGCGAGCAGTTGTCGGGGACCCTCGTCGGGTCCGTGGCCGGGGAGGCGCTCACGCGCACGTCGTTCGGCATGATCACGGAGGCGGAGCGCTACGACCTGACCCTGCGCGCCACCGGGATCGACGGCCAGCCGGCCACGATGTACGCGATGTTCTTCAACCTCGACACCCAGAGCGCCGAGAGCGTCCTCGTCGACGGTGAGACGACGCTGCGCCTGCCGGCCGGTCGGTACAGCGCGATGGCCTACGCCGACGTCGAGACGGCGCCCGGCACCGATGCCATCGCGCTCGTCGGCGACCCGGACATCGTGCTCGAGGGCGACACGACCGTCGACCTGGACGTCCGCGCGGCGGACCCCGTCACGGTGGACGTCGGCCGTGACGACCTGTCCGCGGAGAACCGGCGGATGGACTACAGCGTCGAGGGGATGATGGGCTCGGCGATGATCCCGCTCCTCGTCGATGAGTTGCTGGCCCAGCCCCTCGTCGCGGAGAGTGCGACCAGTTTCGCCTTCGCGACGCGCTGGCGCCTGCGCGACCCGCGCATCACGCTCACGCTCGACGGCGCGGACCTCGGCGCGCGCGAGCAGCCCGCCGCCCCGTACCTCGACGGCGAGCTGTCGACGACCGCAGCCGACCTGGGCACCGGGAGCAGCGCCGACGTGGCGGGCGTCGCGCTCGACGGCGGGATCGCCGTCGTCCGCACCTCCGCCGAGGTGGGGCCGGTGGAGCGCGCCGCGAACGTCGCCGCCACCGGTGCCGCACTGCTGGTCGTCGTCCAGGGCGAGGAGTCCCTCGAGTGGTACGGAGACGACTACGGCAACGACGCACCGCTACCGGTGGCCGCGGTGAGCGGCCCCGACGGGCAGGCCCTGCTCGCCGCCCTCGCGGCCGGCGACGTGGAGCTGGGCGCCGTCGGGCGGCCGGTGGCTGGCGACGTCTATGACGTCCTGCTGTACACCGACGGTGAGATCCCGGCGAACCCGACGAAGATCGCGGACGACCTCGCACTTGTCACCACGACCTATCACGGCGCCCAGCCCACGCTCGTCGGCGAGTTCCGCTACGACTTCGCCCCGGGCGTCGACGTGGGTCAGGGTTTCCTGTTCGCCACCGAGCGGCCGGGGGTCCGTCGGGAGTGGGTGAGCACCACGGATGCCGAGTGGTACCAGGGCGCCACCGACATCGGCTCGACGTGGGAGGTCCGTGACGTCCGGCGTTCCTACACCGCAGGCGAGGAGCTCGAGGCCTCGTACTTCTCGCCGATCGTGCGCCCGTATGTCGGCGCCGGCTACTGGGCTCCGTTCCGCCAGGCCGACGGTGTGCAGGTGAATCTGCCGTCGTGGGCTGATGGTGGCAACGCGCAACGCACCGGGGCGATGGACGTGTTCGCGGGCCTGCCTGGCATCGGCCAGCTCACGCAGTTGTACGTCGACGACGTGCTCGTGGACGAGTCCACGTTCCAGGGCGTCACTGCCTGGGACCTACCGGCCGCGGAATCCCGCTTCCGGGTCGTCAACACCACGTCGCACGACGCTGCGGTGCTGCCGACGTCGACCGCGACCCGGACCGAGTGGGAGTTCGACTCCTCGGCCACCGACACCGAGAGCGTGCTGCCGATGATCCAGGCGTTCTACGACGTCGACACGGCGATCGACGGCACGGTCGGAGCCGACCGGACCGCCGGCGAGCCGGTCCCGCTCGGCGTCGAACTCGGGCATCTGGCCGGGGCGACGGGGTCCGCGGCGCTGGAGTCGGTGAGCGCAGAGTTCTCGACCGACGACGGCGCCACCTGGCAGCGACTCGAGCTCGCCGAGACTCCTGCCGTCGCGGGCGCCGTGTCGCCGCTGGCGACGTTCGTCCAGGAGCGTGAGTACGTGCGGTCGTTCGCCGCCGAGGTGCCGGTGCCGGACGCCGGGGCTGCCGTGTCCCTGCGGGTCGTCGCGGCGGACGCGGCCGGGAACGCGTTCAGTCAGGAGATCACGTCGGCCTTCGTCGTGGTACCCGCACAGGACCCCGGCGAGCCGACCGAGCCGCCGGCGCCGACCGAGCCACCGTCCTCCGGTGGGCCGAGCAGCCCCGGCGACGGCGGAGCCGGTGATCCCGGAGCCGGCGATCCGACGGACGCCGGCCCAGGAACGGAGGGCGCCGGCCCCGGAGGCTTCCTGCCCAGCACGGGCGCGAGCATCGGCCTGCTCGTGCTCCTCGCGGTGGCAGCGGTCGGTGCCGGGCTGCTCCTTCGACGGCGCTTCGCCGCGGCGCACGCCGGCCGCGGCTGA
- a CDS encoding helix-turn-helix domain-containing protein has translation MYMLDGIGLDEESARVYRALVARPSATAAELAPEVALSAGRVTELLAVLETMGLAARQGADSERAVASPPGIALRALLAEQERRLDTVRSDLVDLEAVYRDSLAGRTAADVVDVVLGADAVRQRFAQLQAAAEQQVRAFVRADVPFVSAEENAEEERALLRGVRYRVLVERGVMDDANFYAAAREALPYGEYVRVAPALPTRLLIIDDDLALLPMRRARDDRYGAILVHPSSLLDLLVEVFESTWSRAARLTDEGEPGATDEVAELDRSMLTLLMVGLTDARIASQLGISARTVQRRVSVLMELTRVATRFQLGAEAVRRGWV, from the coding sequence ATGTACATGCTCGACGGCATCGGGTTGGACGAGGAGTCGGCTCGCGTCTATCGAGCGCTCGTGGCGCGACCGTCCGCGACGGCCGCCGAGCTGGCGCCGGAGGTCGCGCTATCGGCGGGCCGCGTCACCGAGCTCCTCGCGGTTCTCGAGACGATGGGACTGGCCGCGCGGCAGGGGGCGGACTCCGAGCGCGCGGTCGCGTCCCCGCCCGGCATCGCGCTCCGGGCGCTCCTGGCCGAGCAGGAGCGACGGCTCGATACCGTCCGATCCGACCTCGTCGACCTCGAGGCCGTCTACCGGGACTCGCTCGCGGGACGCACGGCCGCGGATGTCGTCGACGTCGTACTCGGTGCGGACGCCGTCCGGCAGCGGTTCGCCCAGCTGCAGGCGGCAGCGGAGCAACAGGTGCGCGCCTTCGTGCGCGCGGACGTGCCGTTCGTCTCCGCGGAGGAGAACGCCGAGGAGGAGCGCGCGCTGCTGCGGGGCGTGCGGTACCGGGTGCTCGTCGAGCGCGGGGTCATGGACGACGCCAACTTCTACGCCGCCGCCCGGGAGGCGCTGCCGTACGGCGAGTACGTGCGGGTGGCGCCGGCGCTGCCGACCCGGCTGCTCATCATCGACGACGACCTCGCTCTGCTGCCGATGCGCCGCGCGAGAGATGATCGCTACGGCGCGATCCTCGTCCATCCCTCGAGCCTGCTGGACCTGCTGGTGGAGGTCTTCGAGTCGACGTGGTCGCGGGCGGCGCGCCTCACCGACGAGGGTGAGCCGGGTGCGACCGACGAGGTGGCGGAGCTCGACCGGTCGATGTTGACGCTGCTCATGGTGGGCCTGACCGACGCGCGCATCGCGAGCCAGCTCGGCATCTCCGCGCGCACCGTGCAGCGACGCGTCAGTGTGCTCATGGAGCTCACGCGGGTCGCGACCCGGTTCCAGCTCGGCGCGGAGGCCGTCCGCCGCGGCTGGGTCTGA
- a CDS encoding glycoside hydrolase family 76 protein, protein MPATRPALTRRRALALGGAGALGATLLAACGPAQDPPPRVVAAVPPPDPRRAAPWRAAVTQASLAEYFGAPSPQLLHYVHPVDQAADAPFHYWWNAHAIDAAIDAWERTAAADDLDRAQELRENLILRNGDDLFNDFFDDMGWFALALLRLADAAGDDSALEDAIALHDHIWDLGWSTQGGGIVWEKGQYHYKNTPANGPFVIAGHRLHRRTGEARFLDRARASLQWWEDTLVEPDGFVHDGINRNRDGAIDTDWRFTYNQGLYVGACVEEFRTDGDPARLDRAAMTIDVSLAELTDGPVFTPDGDGGDAGLFAGIFYRYAGQFLAEAEHTALSEFIVTSTDALFENQYGGDGTLLAGDDWSAPAPARTDLSTQLTAVMATEVAAAQYRT, encoded by the coding sequence GTGCCAGCGACCCGACCGGCGCTCACCCGCCGTCGGGCGTTGGCACTGGGCGGTGCCGGCGCCCTGGGCGCCACCCTGCTCGCCGCCTGCGGGCCGGCTCAGGACCCGCCACCCAGGGTGGTCGCTGCGGTCCCGCCACCGGATCCGCGGCGTGCGGCGCCCTGGCGGGCGGCGGTGACCCAGGCGAGCCTCGCCGAGTACTTCGGTGCGCCGTCGCCCCAGCTGCTGCACTACGTCCACCCGGTGGACCAGGCGGCGGACGCTCCGTTCCACTATTGGTGGAACGCCCACGCCATCGACGCGGCCATCGACGCCTGGGAGCGCACCGCTGCTGCCGACGATCTGGACCGCGCGCAGGAGCTGCGCGAGAACCTGATCCTGCGCAATGGCGACGACCTGTTCAACGACTTCTTCGACGACATGGGCTGGTTCGCACTGGCCCTGTTGCGGCTCGCCGACGCGGCCGGTGACGACAGTGCGCTCGAGGACGCGATCGCCCTGCACGATCACATCTGGGATCTCGGCTGGAGCACCCAGGGCGGCGGGATCGTCTGGGAGAAGGGGCAGTACCACTACAAGAACACGCCCGCGAACGGTCCGTTCGTGATCGCCGGCCACCGGCTGCACCGGAGGACGGGCGAGGCCCGGTTCCTCGACCGCGCCCGGGCGTCGCTGCAGTGGTGGGAGGACACCCTGGTCGAGCCGGACGGCTTCGTCCACGACGGCATCAACCGCAACCGGGACGGCGCCATCGACACCGACTGGCGGTTCACCTACAACCAGGGCCTGTACGTGGGGGCCTGCGTCGAGGAGTTCCGCACCGACGGCGACCCGGCCCGGCTGGACCGGGCCGCCATGACGATCGACGTGAGTCTGGCCGAACTGACTGACGGGCCCGTGTTCACCCCCGACGGCGACGGTGGCGACGCCGGCCTGTTCGCGGGGATCTTCTACCGGTACGCCGGTCAGTTCCTCGCCGAGGCCGAGCACACCGCGCTCAGTGAGTTCATCGTGACCAGCACGGACGCGCTGTTCGAGAACCAGTACGGCGGTGACGGCACCCTTCTGGCCGGGGACGACTGGTCCGCGCCCGCGCCGGCGCGTACCGACCTGTCCACGCAGCTCACGGCGGTGATGGCGACCGAGGTCGCGGCGGCGCAGTACCGGACCTGA
- a CDS encoding glycoside hydrolase family 76 protein, translating into MTHTDWSDRADLAHHSLAVLYGAPEPQLLNNSHPVDENATFNYWWLAHAMDVAIDGWERTDDPVHLRTAVEIFENIVARNSGSLFNDYFDDMLWLALALERLSRAPGYEEYLEPARVIWQHCLDDGWNEVMGGGIAWRKSQTYYKNTPANGPFIILGARLASRFGSDGSGEPYLDRARQTMDWLTEHLVREDGTVEDGVNREGDAHVDTDWRYTYNYGLFIGACVELFAHDDDPAWLDRAQLSARRAVELLATDGVFPETGGGDVGLFKGIFYRYLDLLLDLRPSPDLVAFVRSGTDRLWDVNRLDDADGVLWADDDWRARPQGRTSMSTQLSAVMATETRARIEARELARTPA; encoded by the coding sequence ATGACGCACACCGACTGGTCCGACCGAGCGGACCTCGCCCACCACAGCCTCGCGGTGCTCTACGGCGCTCCCGAGCCACAGCTGTTGAACAACTCCCATCCGGTCGACGAGAACGCCACGTTCAACTACTGGTGGCTCGCACACGCGATGGACGTCGCGATCGACGGCTGGGAACGCACCGACGATCCGGTCCACCTGCGCACCGCCGTCGAGATCTTCGAGAACATCGTCGCCCGCAACTCCGGCAGCCTGTTCAACGACTACTTCGACGACATGCTCTGGCTCGCCCTCGCTCTGGAGCGCCTGTCCCGCGCTCCGGGGTACGAGGAGTACCTCGAGCCGGCGCGGGTGATCTGGCAGCACTGCCTCGACGACGGCTGGAACGAGGTGATGGGCGGCGGGATCGCGTGGCGCAAGTCGCAGACGTACTACAAGAACACGCCGGCGAACGGGCCGTTCATCATCCTCGGCGCCAGGCTGGCGTCCAGGTTCGGCAGTGACGGCTCCGGCGAGCCGTACCTGGACCGGGCCCGGCAGACGATGGACTGGCTCACGGAGCACCTGGTCCGCGAGGACGGCACCGTGGAGGACGGCGTGAACCGTGAGGGTGACGCCCATGTCGACACGGACTGGCGCTACACCTACAACTACGGCCTGTTCATCGGTGCGTGCGTCGAGCTGTTCGCGCACGACGACGACCCCGCCTGGTTGGACCGGGCTCAGCTCAGCGCGCGCCGGGCCGTCGAGCTCCTCGCCACGGACGGGGTGTTCCCGGAGACGGGTGGCGGTGACGTGGGGCTCTTCAAAGGCATCTTCTACCGGTACCTGGACCTGCTCCTGGACCTGCGCCCGTCGCCCGACCTGGTCGCGTTCGTGCGGTCCGGGACGGACCGGCTCTGGGACGTGAACCGGCTCGACGATGCCGACGGCGTGCTCTGGGCCGACGACGACTGGCGGGCCCGGCCGCAGGGGCGGACGTCCATGTCCACCCAGCTCTCGGCCGTGATGGCGACCGAGACACGTGCACGGATCGAGGCTCGTGAGCTCGCGCGGACGCCGGCCTGA
- a CDS encoding ABC transporter substrate-binding protein yields MSTKTRTSTFMKISAGLAVGALALAACSSGGGGASGDDGGDGGQEVTFWGNWTGEQATQIETQVEAFNASQDDYVVTYQPQEEVEAKLLTAIAGGGVPDVVLWDRFATSVYASKGALMSLEDLIASDSVDTSMFYEAALNELTYDGTVYGIPLTVDNRSLFYNADLLTEAGLEPPTNWAELADAAEALTVREGGTLARSGFALSDVGLFSMWLGQAGGQMVSDDGQAAFNTPEGLAVLEEWDDLMNNRGVYDLGFAEGTDGFAEGTVAMAYNGPWTLATYDAIEDLNYGIVAAPAGPNGDQASGLGGFGMIIPEGAPNVEGAWEFIKWWTTQPENGVAFAELSGNMPANLQAAEDPFFTENEAYSALLETMAFATARPTIPGYSDAEGQGLIPELQRFMAGEISAQEALDNAEESFNRILAENA; encoded by the coding sequence ATGTCGACGAAGACACGAACCTCAACATTCATGAAGATCTCGGCGGGACTCGCCGTCGGGGCGCTCGCCCTGGCCGCCTGCTCCTCCGGCGGCGGCGGCGCCTCCGGCGACGACGGCGGCGACGGCGGTCAGGAAGTCACCTTCTGGGGCAACTGGACCGGCGAGCAGGCCACCCAGATCGAGACCCAGGTCGAGGCGTTCAACGCCAGCCAGGATGACTACGTCGTCACCTACCAGCCCCAGGAGGAGGTCGAGGCCAAGCTCCTCACGGCGATCGCCGGCGGCGGTGTGCCGGACGTCGTGCTCTGGGACCGGTTCGCGACCAGCGTCTACGCGAGCAAGGGTGCGCTGATGTCGCTCGAGGATCTCATCGCCTCCGACTCCGTCGACACCTCGATGTTCTACGAGGCCGCCCTGAACGAGCTCACCTACGACGGCACCGTCTACGGGATCCCGCTCACGGTGGACAACCGGTCCCTGTTCTACAACGCGGACCTGCTCACCGAGGCCGGCCTCGAGCCGCCCACGAACTGGGCCGAGCTCGCCGACGCGGCCGAGGCGCTGACCGTGCGCGAGGGTGGCACCCTCGCTCGGTCCGGCTTCGCGCTCTCCGACGTCGGCCTGTTCAGCATGTGGCTCGGCCAGGCCGGTGGCCAGATGGTCTCCGACGACGGCCAGGCCGCCTTCAACACCCCCGAGGGCCTCGCCGTCCTCGAGGAGTGGGACGACCTCATGAACAACCGCGGCGTGTACGACCTCGGCTTCGCCGAGGGCACCGACGGGTTCGCCGAGGGCACCGTGGCGATGGCCTACAACGGTCCCTGGACCCTGGCGACCTATGACGCGATCGAGGACCTCAACTACGGGATCGTCGCGGCGCCCGCAGGCCCGAACGGCGACCAGGCCTCCGGCCTTGGCGGCTTCGGCATGATCATCCCGGAGGGCGCCCCGAACGTCGAGGGTGCCTGGGAGTTCATCAAGTGGTGGACCACGCAGCCCGAGAACGGGGTTGCCTTCGCCGAACTGAGCGGCAACATGCCCGCCAACCTCCAGGCCGCCGAGGACCCGTTCTTCACGGAGAACGAGGCCTACTCCGCTCTGCTGGAGACGATGGCGTTCGCGACCGCTCGGCCCACGATCCCGGGCTACTCCGACGCCGAGGGGCAGGGGCTCATCCCCGAGCTCCAGCGCTTCATGGCCGGCGAGATCAGCGCCCAGGAGGCACTCGACAACGCCGAGGAGTCCTTCAACCGGATCCTGGCCGAGAACGCCTGA
- a CDS encoding carbohydrate ABC transporter permease, producing MTTADPYVLRLKRASTPRQKVGTTAWYIAVIAVSITTVFPLIWTIVTSLKPEGEILSSSLQIWPDQPTLENYVKAWTSVPFGRYFFNSTFLAVAGVVLNIFFGSLAGYAFARLRFRGKRVLFGTLLSSLMIPGIVTMVPTFLVLRRFPFAGGNDFFGQGGMGFINSYWAIILPGAAGAFAVFFMRQFFASMPEELAEAARIDGASEFRIFAQIYMPLAKAGAAVLGILTFQAGWNSFMWPLIVLSDRDMLTVQVGLAAFKTEHTTDYGPLMAGTVIVSLPVLLIFVLAQRYIIEGVAHVGSK from the coding sequence ATGACCACCGCCGATCCGTACGTCCTGCGCCTGAAGCGTGCGAGCACACCCCGCCAGAAGGTCGGCACCACCGCCTGGTACATCGCGGTCATCGCCGTCTCGATCACCACGGTGTTCCCGCTGATCTGGACGATCGTCACCTCGCTCAAGCCCGAGGGCGAGATCCTGTCCTCGTCGCTGCAGATCTGGCCGGACCAACCCACCCTCGAGAACTACGTGAAGGCGTGGACGTCGGTGCCGTTCGGGCGGTACTTCTTCAACTCGACCTTCCTGGCCGTGGCCGGAGTGGTGCTGAACATCTTCTTCGGCTCCCTCGCCGGGTACGCATTCGCGCGGCTGCGGTTCCGGGGGAAGCGGGTCCTGTTCGGCACGCTGCTGTCCTCGTTGATGATCCCCGGGATCGTCACGATGGTGCCGACGTTCCTGGTTCTGCGCCGGTTCCCGTTCGCCGGTGGCAACGACTTCTTCGGTCAGGGCGGGATGGGCTTCATCAACTCGTACTGGGCGATCATCCTGCCCGGCGCCGCGGGTGCGTTCGCCGTGTTCTTCATGCGCCAGTTCTTCGCCTCCATGCCGGAGGAGCTCGCCGAGGCGGCCCGGATCGACGGCGCCTCCGAGTTCCGGATCTTCGCCCAGATCTACATGCCGCTCGCCAAGGCCGGCGCCGCGGTGCTCGGCATCCTCACCTTCCAGGCCGGCTGGAACAGCTTCATGTGGCCGCTCATCGTGCTCAGCGACCGCGACATGCTGACCGTCCAGGTGGGCCTGGCCGCGTTCAAGACCGAACACACGACGGACTACGGGCCGCTGATGGCCGGAACGGTCATCGTGAGCCTGCCGGTCCTGCTCATCTTCGTGCTCGCCCAGCGCTACATCATCGAGGGCGTCGCGCACGTCGGTTCCAAATAG